TTGAAACGGAACGGATAAAAACAAACAAAGGAAAAGAAGGTAATCAGTAATGAAACTAATAAGCATCACCCAGGTATGAGGGTTTTGATTTCAGGCATGAGTTGGAGTACAGCATCTCTGATAACTGGCAGGTCGCGCTTTATCTGTCGGATTGGAAGATTGAGAAAAGTAGCGGTGAGGATATGGAGGCGACCTGGAAAGATGTCGCGCTGGAAACGATTTATATGTTTCTCAATCCTACGGTTGATCCGATAGGCCTGGCGGGCTACCTCGAGGTTAAAGGTGGCGATGATCACACTCAGTGTCCAATTGACAAAAAGCGACGATAGTCCTGATTATGTAACCCGCATGATTTTGGGAATGACCCTGTGATTCATCAGTATATAAAGCGGGTCAACTTGCGGGGGGTGCTGACGACCCTGTTAATTGCCGGATCAGCAGGTTGTGCAGGTATCGCCCTAACGGATACTGCACCGCCTGTTAATCCAGCCATGACGGGTTCAAGCATCGATACCAAATCGTTGTCCTCTGGCAGGCAACGCTATCTTACGCGCTGTGCCCGATGTCATGTCGCTCAACCTGTAAGAAAATATTCGCGGGAACAATGGGAGCTCCTACTTCCGGGGATGTCAGGCCTGTCAAAATTGAATACCAACCAAACGGCCGAACTTCGGGCCTATGTGCTCTATGCCATTCAGCTTGAAGGTGGGGGTGGCGAACATTGAAGAGAGTGTCAAATCCCCGCCCCGTCCGAGAGCAGATCGGACAGTTTTTCAATCACGAGTTCAGCGTCCGGTCCCTCGGCACTTGCTTCCAATTTTGATCCTTTGGCGGCATCCAGAGTCAAAAGTTGCATAATTGAGCAGGCGTTGGCACGCGGGCAGCCATTGCAGGAAAGGGATAGTTTACAGTCATGGGACTTGGCTAATTTGAC
The nucleotide sequence above comes from bacterium. Encoded proteins:
- a CDS encoding HPr family phosphocarrier protein → MKTKELIVNSKNGIHLRVAGEIVKLAKSHDCKLSLSCNGCPRANACSIMQLLTLDAAKGSKLEASAEGPDAELVIEKLSDLLSDGAGI